A region of Kribbella sp. NBC_01245 DNA encodes the following proteins:
- the tenA gene encoding thiaminase II, giving the protein MTFSAELWDRGAAKVYDEIVRHPFITGLTDGTLSHDAFRYFIVQDSHYLRAYSRALTLVAARATDEEAVSMFARHAAEAIEVERELHTGLLAQLGLTPADVDAAGSGPTTTAYMSYLTAVCATGTYAEAVAVVLPCYWIYRDVGRELLTRSSPDPVYREWIATYGSPEFDAVVESVLAVTDRLEMGVAERERCHQHFATTSRYEWMFWDAAYHQLDWPV; this is encoded by the coding sequence ATGACGTTTTCCGCTGAACTCTGGGACCGCGGCGCCGCGAAGGTGTACGACGAGATCGTCCGCCACCCGTTCATCACCGGACTGACCGACGGCACGCTGAGTCACGACGCGTTCCGTTACTTCATCGTGCAGGACAGTCACTATCTGCGTGCGTACTCCCGCGCCCTCACCCTCGTCGCCGCCCGCGCGACCGATGAGGAGGCGGTCAGCATGTTCGCCCGGCACGCGGCCGAGGCGATTGAGGTCGAGCGCGAGCTTCATACCGGCCTGCTCGCACAGCTCGGGCTGACGCCCGCCGACGTGGACGCGGCTGGTAGTGGTCCGACTACTACGGCGTACATGTCGTATCTGACCGCTGTTTGTGCCACGGGGACGTACGCCGAGGCGGTGGCCGTGGTGTTGCCTTGCTACTGGATTTATCGCGATGTCGGGCGGGAGCTGCTGACGCGGTCGTCGCCGGATCCGGTCTATCGGGAGTGGATCGCGACGTACGGCTCTCCTGAGTTCGACGCGGTGGTCGAGTCGGTGCTGGCGGTTACGGATCGTCTTGAAATGGGGGTTGCCGAGCGGGAGCGGTGTCACCAGCATTTCGCCACTACGTCTCGGTACGAGTGGATGTTCTGGGATGCGGCTTATCACCAGCTCGATTGGCCGGTGTGA
- a CDS encoding phytoene desaturase family protein, with protein MADSVVSKGFYDVIIVGGGHNGLVAAAYLAGAGLSTLVLEQQDHTGGAAVSERVFPGVDARLSRYSYLVSLLPDKIVADLGLSLDLRSRPVASYTPIHRSGRDLGLLVERPEAAGTRSSFAALTGSDREYDAWVRFYDEVASLAAVVAPTLLEPLLPASSLRSRVDPALWSALVERPFGEVVESRFSDDTVRGVVATDAVIGTFARLHDESLIQNRCFLYHLIGNGTGEWRVPVGGMGAVTDALANAARQAGAVLVTNAEVLSIDADGNNGAVRWLGGDGERSADCSYVLANVAPATLARLRGESVADRPEGSQLKINLLLNRLPRLRSGDDPARAFAGTFHINEDYSQLQTAYDEAAAGVLPAVPPAEVYCHSLTDPSILSPSLVASGHHTLTVFGVHFPARLFASDNESTRAEAVRRVLAGLESYLDEPLEPCIARDANGNPCLEAKTPLDIEAAVGMPGGHIFHGNLQWPWLDDNAEAGPWGVETDTANLLICGSGARRGGAVSGIPGHNAAQAILTRRP; from the coding sequence ATGGCTGATTCTGTTGTTTCTAAGGGCTTTTACGACGTCATCATCGTTGGCGGTGGGCACAACGGCCTGGTCGCCGCGGCGTATCTGGCCGGCGCGGGGCTGAGCACGCTGGTGCTCGAACAGCAGGACCACACCGGTGGTGCCGCGGTCAGCGAGCGCGTCTTCCCCGGCGTCGACGCGCGCCTGTCCCGCTACTCGTACCTGGTCAGCCTGCTGCCCGACAAGATCGTGGCAGACCTCGGCCTGTCCCTCGATCTGCGCTCGCGCCCGGTCGCGTCGTACACGCCGATCCATCGCTCCGGCCGCGACCTCGGTCTGCTGGTCGAGCGCCCGGAGGCGGCGGGCACGCGTTCGTCGTTCGCCGCGCTGACCGGGAGCGATCGCGAGTACGACGCGTGGGTGCGCTTCTACGACGAGGTGGCGTCGCTCGCCGCGGTCGTCGCGCCGACCTTGCTCGAACCGTTGCTCCCGGCAAGCTCTTTGCGTTCCCGAGTCGATCCGGCACTCTGGTCCGCCTTGGTGGAAAGGCCTTTCGGAGAGGTCGTCGAGTCGCGCTTCAGTGATGACACCGTACGAGGCGTGGTCGCGACGGACGCCGTGATCGGGACTTTCGCCCGCTTGCACGACGAGTCGCTGATCCAGAACCGGTGCTTCCTCTACCACCTGATCGGCAACGGCACCGGCGAATGGCGCGTGCCCGTTGGCGGCATGGGCGCGGTGACCGATGCCCTGGCGAACGCCGCTCGCCAGGCCGGCGCCGTACTCGTGACAAACGCCGAAGTCCTCTCGATCGATGCCGATGGCAACAATGGCGCGGTGCGCTGGCTCGGCGGCGACGGCGAACGCTCGGCCGACTGCTCGTACGTCCTGGCCAACGTCGCCCCGGCCACCCTTGCCCGCCTGCGCGGTGAGTCTGTCGCTGACCGGCCCGAAGGCTCGCAACTCAAGATCAACCTCTTGCTGAACCGGCTGCCGCGCCTGCGCTCGGGGGATGACCCGGCGCGCGCGTTCGCGGGGACGTTCCACATCAACGAGGACTACTCCCAGCTCCAGACGGCGTACGACGAGGCCGCCGCGGGCGTACTCCCCGCCGTACCGCCCGCTGAGGTCTATTGCCATTCCCTGACCGACCCGTCGATCCTCTCGCCGTCACTGGTCGCGTCCGGTCATCACACGCTCACCGTCTTCGGCGTCCATTTCCCGGCCCGCCTCTTTGCCTCCGACAACGAATCAACCCGCGCGGAGGCCGTACGACGCGTGCTGGCCGGCCTCGAGTCGTACCTCGACGAGCCCCTCGAACCGTGCATCGCCCGCGACGCCAACGGCAACCCCTGCCTCGAGGCCAAAACCCCGCTCGACATCGAAGCCGCCGTCGGTATGCCCGGCGGCCACATCTTCCACGGCAACCTCCAATGGCCCTGGCTCGACGACAACGCTGAGGCGGGCCCTTGGGGTGTCGAAACCGACACGGCCAACCTCCTCATCTGCGGCTCGGGAGCCCGCCGAGGCGGCGCGGTAAGCGGCATCCCCGGCCACAACGCCGCCCAGGCCATCCTGACCCGCCGACCCTGA
- a CDS encoding tyrosine-type recombinase/integrase, with amino-acid sequence MPRPPLPIGTWGSVRTQVVKTDDNGKALSHRAQAKFRDHDGRVRLVSAFGRTKTAATNSLLTKLKDRAKTGHSGELTALHKVDHLLELWVEKFEEQVADGQRSPTSLDTYRRAIKNHVRPAVGELRIGETTTPRLDKVIAAIKKKAGPPTARTSRAVISGMMQLAVRYGAISVNPVREVDRIEHPTKKLPRALRTDEVKLLRKQLKSDKAAVRADLPDLVTFMLGTGVRIGEALAVHWSQVDLDAGTVDVTHTVVRVKGEGLLRKPPKSAAGDRQLGLPNWLVATLRTRSAAGIRLDGPIFTDAIGGYRDPANVRRSLRAALSPVGSTTRRDLGLALRAARREAGLTRDQAAKKLEWPKTKIQLIETGRTKVDRAIATTLVQIYTVTTDAAEALLTQVDQAAEPVPADSLAWITSHAFRKAVATALDNSGQTARGAADQLGHSRVSMTQDRYFDRQAPNPAATEAIQQAFEDPDSP; translated from the coding sequence ATGCCGAGGCCACCTCTTCCGATCGGCACTTGGGGCAGCGTCCGCACCCAGGTCGTCAAAACAGATGACAACGGGAAGGCGCTCAGCCACAGGGCACAAGCGAAGTTCCGCGACCACGACGGTCGGGTGCGCCTGGTCTCCGCCTTCGGCAGAACCAAGACCGCGGCCACGAACAGCCTGTTGACCAAGCTCAAGGACCGAGCCAAGACCGGCCATTCGGGCGAACTGACCGCGCTGCATAAGGTCGACCATCTTCTCGAACTGTGGGTGGAGAAGTTCGAGGAGCAGGTCGCCGACGGTCAACGCTCCCCCACCTCTCTCGACACTTACCGACGCGCCATCAAGAACCACGTGCGACCCGCTGTCGGCGAGTTGCGCATCGGGGAGACCACCACCCCGCGCCTCGACAAAGTGATCGCCGCGATCAAGAAGAAGGCTGGCCCCCCGACCGCCCGAACCTCCCGAGCGGTCATCTCCGGCATGATGCAACTGGCCGTCCGCTACGGCGCGATCTCGGTGAATCCGGTCCGCGAAGTCGACCGCATCGAACACCCAACCAAGAAACTCCCCCGAGCCCTGCGCACGGACGAGGTCAAGCTCCTCCGCAAGCAGCTCAAATCCGACAAAGCCGCGGTCCGAGCAGATCTCCCCGACCTGGTCACCTTCATGCTCGGCACCGGCGTACGCATCGGCGAAGCCCTCGCCGTCCACTGGTCCCAGGTCGACCTCGATGCGGGCACCGTCGACGTCACCCACACCGTCGTCCGCGTGAAGGGCGAAGGTCTCCTCCGTAAACCACCCAAGTCGGCTGCCGGAGACCGCCAACTCGGCCTCCCCAACTGGCTGGTTGCCACTCTCCGCACCAGATCCGCCGCTGGCATCCGCCTCGACGGCCCGATCTTCACCGATGCCATTGGCGGTTACCGCGACCCCGCCAACGTCCGCCGCTCCCTGCGAGCAGCGCTCTCCCCCGTTGGCAGCACCACCCGCCGCGACCTTGGCCTAGCCCTTCGTGCCGCACGCCGCGAAGCCGGCCTAACCCGCGACCAAGCCGCCAAGAAGCTTGAGTGGCCGAAGACCAAGATTCAACTCATCGAAACAGGCCGCACCAAGGTGGACCGGGCTATCGCCACAACCCTCGTTCAGATCTACACAGTCACCACTGATGCAGCCGAGGCGCTCCTTACTCAGGTCGACCAAGCCGCCGAGCCCGTCCCCGCAGATAGTCTCGCCTGGATCACCTCCCACGCCTTCCGCAAAGCCGTAGCCACCGCCCTCGACAACAGCGGTCAGACAGCCCGTGGAGCCGCAGACCAACTGGGCCACTCCCGCGTCTCCATGACCCAAGACAGGTACTTCGACCGCCAAGCACCTAACCCCGCCGCAACCGAGGCCATCCAGCAAGCCTTTGAAGACCCGGATTCCCCCTAA